A genomic region of Seriola aureovittata isolate HTS-2021-v1 ecotype China chromosome 21, ASM2101889v1, whole genome shotgun sequence contains the following coding sequences:
- the g6pc1a.2 gene encoding glucose-6-phosphatase catalytic subunit 1, giving the protein MLDAVMDAMQGFGVSTTHYLQTNYQDAQGLFLWVSWAADLRNTFFIFFPLWFHLRASVGIKLIWVAVIGDWLNLVFKWILFGERPYWWVHETAHYANTVRPHIEQYPMTCETGPGSPSGHAMGAAGVYYTLVTSILAVMATKKKHGSKKSTNKQWYLKAVLWTLFWGVQVCVCLSRVFIAAHFPHQVVAGVITGMIVAEIFNRIQWIYSASMKKYFYTTLFLTSFAVGFYLLLKAVGVDLLWTLEKAQKWCVRPEWVHLDSTPFASLLRNMGTLFGLGLGLHSPLYTETKKSSSTLVKAGCIISSLFLLHLFDSFKPPTHTAALFYLLSFCKSATVPLITVSIIPYCVNGALSLQNKKGV; this is encoded by the exons ATGCTCGACGCTGTCATGGACGCCATGCAGGGCTTTGGGGTGAGCACCACCCACTACCTGCAGACCAACTATCAGGATGCCCAGGGCTTGTTTCTCTGGGTGTCCTGGGCGGCGGACCTCAGGAAcactttcttcatctttttcccACTTTGGTTTCACCTGCGGGCCTCGGTGGGCATTAAGCTCATCTGGGTGGCAGTGATCGGAGACTGGCTCAACTTGGTGTTTAAATG GATCCTGTTTGGGGAGAGGCCTTACTGGTGGGTCCATGAGACGGCTCATTATGCAAATACTGTCCGTCCCCACATCGAGCAGTACCCCATGACCTGTGAGACTGGACCAG GCAGCCCCTCTGGACACGCCATGGGAGCTGCAGGCGTCTACTACACCCTGGTGACCTCCATCCTCGCCGTCATGGCCACCAAGAAGAAGCATGGGAGCAAGAAATCCACCAACAAACAATG GTATCTGAAGGCTGTTCTGTGGACGCTGTTTTGGGGAgtccaggtgtgtgtctgtctctccaggGTTTTCATCGCCGCCCACTTTCCCCACCAGGTCGTTGCTGGTGTCATCACAG gtATGATCGTTGCTGAAATCTTCAACAGAATTCAGTGGATCTACAGCGCCAGCATGAAGAAGTACTTCTACACCACCCTCTTCTTAACCTCCTTCGCCGTCGGCTTCTACCTGCTGCTCAAAGCTGTGGGCGTGGACCTGCTGTGGACCCTGGAGAAAGCCCAGAAGTGGTGCGTCAGGCCCGAGTGGGTCCACCTGGACTCAACGCCCTTCGCCAGCCTCCTGCGCAACATGGGCACCCTGTTCGGTCTGGGCCTGGGCCTGCACTCGCCGCTCTACACCGAGACcaagaagagcagcagcacgCTGGTCAAAGCAGGCTGCATCATCAGTTCTCTGTTCCTGTTGCACCTGTTTGACTCCTTCAAGCCTCCCACGCACACCGCAGCCCTTTTCTACCTGCTGTCCTTCTGCAAGAGCGCCACCGTGCCTCTGATCACCGTCAGCATCATCCCCTACTGTGTGAACGGAGCTCTGAGCCTGCAGAACAAGAAGGGAGTGTGA
- the g6pc1a.1 gene encoding glucose-6-phosphatase a, catalytic subunit, tandem duplicate 1: protein MDLLHSWGVELAVHLQTRYSRYEGLFSLASTVADLHTTFFWLFPIWFHLRRDTGLRLIWVAVIGDWLNLVLKWVLFGERPYWWVHDTRFYGAHPVPSVKQFPITCETGPGSPSGHAMGAAGVWYVMVTALLSIATENRCPSLLYKFLQIILWTLLGLVELVVCMSRIYMAAHFPHQVIAGVITGLLVAEVVSREKWIYSASMKRYFFTTLFLTSFAVGFYLLLKAVGVDLLWTLEKAQRWCIKPEWVHLDSTPFASLLRNMGTLFGLGLGLHSPLYTETKKKNTSVTFKMGCIIISLFLLQLLDGWTFSSENHMTFYFLSFGKSAVALLIPTTLVPGALCGIFKAKREDKDL from the exons ATGGATCTTCTCCACAGCTGGGGGGTTGAGCTGGCGGTCCACCTGCAGACCCGATACAGCAGGTACGAGGGTTTGTTCAGCCTGGCATCCACGGTGGCTGATCTGCACACCACGTTCTTCTGGTTGTTCCCGATCTGGTTCCACCTGCGGAGGGATACGGGGCTCCGGCTCATCTGGGTGGCTGTGATCGGAGACTGGCTCAACCTGGTCCTGAAATG GGTTCTCTTTGGGGAGAGACCCTACTGGTGGGTTCATGACACCCGGTTTTATGGAGCACATCCGGTCCCTTCTGTGAAGCAGTTCCCCATCACATGTGAGACTGGACCAG GAAGTCCTTCAGGTCATGCTATGGGTGCAGCTGGCGTCTGGTATGTGATGGTGACGGCACTACTCTCTATTGCAACAGAGAATCGATGTCCCTCTTTACTATACAA GTTCTTGCAGATAATCCTGTGGACACTGCTGGGCCTGGTAGAGCTTGTGGTCTGCATGTCTAGAATCTACATGGCAGCCCACTTCCCACACCAGGTTATCGCTGGAGTCATTACAG gTCTACTAGTGGCTGAGGTTGTCTCCAGGGAGAAATGGATCTACAGCGCCAGCATGAAGAGGTACTTCTTCACCACCCTCTTCTTGACCTCCTTCGCCGTCGGCTTCTACCTCCTGCTCAAAGCTGTGGGCGTGGACCTGCTGTGGACCCTGGAGAAAGCCCAGAGGTGGTGCATCAAGCCCGAGTGGGTCCATCTGGACAGCACACCCTTTGCCAGCCTCCTGCGTAACATGGGCACCCTTTTTGGCCTGGGCCTGGGCCTGCACTCGCCGCTCTACACCGAGaccaagaagaagaacacaAGTGTCACTTTCAAGATGGGATGTATAATTAtctctttgtttctgcttcaactgttggatggatggacattttcctctgaaaaccaTATGACtttctacttcctgtcttttgGAAAGAGTGCAGTTGCACTTTTAATCCCAACCACTCTGGTGCCTGGGGCTCTCTGTGGGATTTTTAAGGCAAAGAGAGAAGACAAGGACTTGTGA